A region from the Desulfoglaeba alkanexedens ALDC genome encodes:
- a CDS encoding ABC1 kinase family protein: MEVKAFMHVGRFKDIVLILIKYGFDDVVDRLDFPAKSLLERIHPIDTQMSTWERIRRALEDLGPTFVKFGQMLSLRPDLLPYALIIELRRLQDNVAPVPFDAIRQLVADNLKKPLEDVFIHFDQVPMAAASMAQVHRGVLRDTRQVVAVKVQRPHIRQIIAKDLYILEAIARELHERSEDLRIYTLPKLVRELKRTMFRELDFTLEARNIKIVAANFRDDPEVRMPAVFEAYCTRQMLTMELIRGTRLQDLVAAGTVDGKELARRGLRVIVKQILLDGFFHADPHPGNILVQENGVLCFLDWGMVGRLTRETRFQLIDLIDAIVEKDSERVMEMLIQLSQGTTEPNEAYLQREILDILDAYHSVSLKHLDLGQLLLELTGLLREHRLQLPTDLAVMIRALVTAEGTARQIYPDLNVVEEAEGYVKALATERWKPAEIMRNLRRTLRHMGVLYRQLPMRVSQIVEKVERGELSVHFQHENLGDFRRSIENSSNRLTLGIIIAAMIIGSSMVITTGVEPFLFGFPAFGILGYMISGVLGLWLVFNIIRSRKY; this comes from the coding sequence GTGGAAGTCAAGGCCTTCATGCACGTCGGCCGATTCAAAGACATTGTTCTGATCCTTATCAAGTACGGATTCGACGATGTGGTGGATCGGCTCGACTTTCCGGCCAAAAGCCTGCTGGAGCGGATCCATCCCATAGATACTCAGATGAGTACCTGGGAGCGGATCCGGCGGGCATTGGAAGATCTGGGGCCGACCTTCGTCAAATTCGGCCAGATGCTGAGTCTTCGGCCGGATCTGCTGCCCTATGCCCTCATTATTGAACTGCGGCGGCTTCAGGACAACGTGGCCCCCGTGCCGTTCGATGCCATCCGGCAGCTGGTGGCGGACAACCTGAAAAAGCCCCTGGAAGACGTCTTCATCCATTTCGACCAAGTCCCAATGGCGGCAGCTTCTATGGCCCAGGTTCACCGCGGGGTGCTGAGGGACACCCGCCAGGTGGTGGCGGTCAAAGTGCAGCGGCCCCACATCCGCCAAATAATCGCAAAAGACCTTTACATCCTGGAAGCTATCGCTCGGGAGCTGCACGAAAGGTCTGAAGACCTTCGTATTTACACCCTGCCGAAACTGGTCCGAGAACTCAAAAGGACCATGTTTCGCGAACTGGATTTCACCCTGGAGGCTCGAAACATAAAGATCGTGGCGGCCAACTTCCGCGACGATCCCGAGGTCCGCATGCCGGCGGTATTTGAGGCGTACTGCACCCGTCAAATGCTGACCATGGAGCTGATCCGAGGAACCCGGCTCCAGGATTTGGTCGCCGCAGGTACGGTGGACGGAAAGGAACTGGCGCGGCGGGGCCTCCGGGTCATCGTCAAGCAAATCCTTTTGGACGGTTTTTTCCACGCCGACCCGCATCCTGGAAATATCCTGGTTCAGGAAAACGGGGTACTGTGCTTCCTGGATTGGGGCATGGTGGGGCGACTCACCCGCGAAACCCGTTTCCAGTTGATCGACCTCATCGACGCCATCGTGGAAAAGGACAGCGAACGGGTCATGGAAATGCTGATCCAGCTGAGCCAGGGAACCACCGAGCCCAACGAAGCCTATCTGCAGCGGGAGATTCTCGACATCTTGGACGCGTATCACAGCGTGTCGCTGAAACACTTGGACCTAGGCCAGCTGCTCCTGGAACTGACCGGTCTTCTCCGCGAACACCGCCTCCAGCTTCCTACGGATCTCGCCGTCATGATCCGCGCACTCGTGACCGCCGAAGGCACAGCCCGCCAGATCTATCCCGACCTGAACGTGGTGGAGGAAGCCGAAGGCTACGTGAAGGCGCTCGCCACGGAGCGATGGAAGCCGGCGGAAATCATGCGGAACCTCCGGAGGACACTCCGCCACATGGGCGTGCTCTATAGGCAGCTCCCCATGCGCGTTTCCCAGATTGTCGAAAAAGTGGAACGAGGCGAGCTGAGTGTCCATTTCCAACACGAAAACCTGGGGGATTTCCGCCGGAGCATTGAAAACAGCTCCAACCGCCTCACGCTGGGCATCATCATAGCCGCTATGATCATCGGATCCTCCATGGTCATCACCACCGGGGTCGAACCCTTTCTTTTCGGGTTCCCCGCCTTCGGAATCCTCGGCTACATGATCTCCGGTGTGCTGGGGCTCTGGCTGGTTTTCAACATCATCCGATCGCGGAAATACTGA
- a CDS encoding IscA/HesB family protein — translation MVQVTPKAEEILKEYFEGKEIHPIRIFLQQGGUSGSSLAMVLDEPNDNDEVFEVNGFTMIVEKALMDLTQALTVDYVDYGMMSGFRIDCQVPIGTGGGCGTSCSCC, via the coding sequence ATGGTTCAGGTGACTCCCAAAGCTGAAGAGATTCTGAAGGAGTATTTCGAGGGGAAGGAAATACACCCCATTCGTATTTTCCTCCAACAGGGAGGGTGAAGCGGATCATCGTTGGCCATGGTTCTGGACGAACCTAACGACAATGACGAAGTGTTTGAGGTCAACGGTTTCACGATGATTGTCGAAAAAGCTCTGATGGATCTGACTCAGGCCTTGACCGTGGATTACGTGGATTACGGCATGATGTCCGGTTTCAGGATCGATTGCCAGGTTCCCATTGGAACCGGTGGAGGGTGCGGAACCTCCTGCAGCTGCTGCTGA
- the dfsP gene encoding DUF166 family (seleno)protein DfsP produces MAKRQRIFVVQQNGSAEAKVAGIRQFGRDAFELQVFSIDERLPPVLDESEGFLPDTIDADLVLDFLTHPDLSYDLGLRCQELKIPVVASGKKHRIGGVVTPPICCGLSRQVGLGRYGEMFGAPEFSAEVENGLLVQLDVIRGAPCGATWRAAQKVVGLPAEQAVVRIGLETQFFCVADPSSWDPLWGKSPVHFAGKVHSKALERALQRKCLTVASGKCGAGRA; encoded by the coding sequence ATGGCAAAAAGGCAGAGGATTTTCGTGGTGCAGCAAAACGGAAGTGCGGAAGCGAAAGTTGCAGGGATCCGGCAGTTCGGCCGGGATGCCTTCGAACTGCAAGTGTTTTCCATCGACGAGCGGCTGCCGCCGGTTCTCGACGAATCTGAAGGCTTCCTTCCCGATACCATCGATGCGGATCTGGTGCTGGATTTTCTGACACACCCTGATCTTTCTTACGACCTGGGACTGCGCTGCCAGGAGTTGAAGATCCCGGTGGTGGCATCCGGAAAGAAACACCGGATTGGAGGCGTGGTGACGCCACCCATCTGCTGCGGGCTTTCCAGGCAGGTCGGCCTGGGCCGATACGGGGAAATGTTCGGAGCCCCCGAATTCAGCGCCGAAGTCGAAAACGGGCTGCTGGTGCAGCTTGACGTGATCCGTGGAGCGCCCTGTGGAGCGACGTGGAGGGCCGCACAAAAGGTGGTGGGACTCCCGGCGGAGCAGGCGGTGGTCCGCATCGGCCTGGAGACCCAGTTCTTTTGCGTCGCGGATCCATCGAGCTGGGACCCGCTCTGGGGAAAGAGTCCGGTCCACTTCGCGGGAAAGGTCCACAGCAAAGCCTTGGAACGGGCCCTTCAACGGAAATGCCTAACGGTCGCATCGGGAAAGTGCGGAGCGGGGCGTGCATGA
- a CDS encoding Tim44 domain-containing protein codes for MLKKFSVLVSLIFVFSGVFAVFVETGDARRLGGGRSFGSSSGYQRSVPRQSLPQKSPGVTSQRATQGQAQPGAMASRGIFGGIGGMVSGLIMGSLIGSLLFGGGMGAFKGFGLFDLLIFGLMAYLLYRMVRSRRSAAAQAAGYGGLAGTGSSREAGSQPVAGGWGGLSAGESAEPKRPLLPEGFDEKSFLEGAKKAYARLQEAWNKRDLEDIRLFAVPEVFEEIERQARESKDNERTEIILVNADLLEARELNGKIVASVLFDVMMRENASQEVPEQVREIWHFSKAKSEGAKWMLEGIQQVE; via the coding sequence ATGTTGAAGAAGTTCAGTGTGCTGGTAAGTTTGATTTTTGTCTTCTCAGGGGTCTTCGCGGTTTTCGTTGAGACCGGCGATGCCCGCCGTTTGGGTGGTGGAAGGTCTTTCGGGAGCAGCTCCGGCTATCAGCGAAGCGTCCCCAGGCAATCCCTCCCCCAAAAGAGTCCCGGGGTGACGTCGCAACGCGCGACCCAGGGGCAGGCCCAGCCCGGAGCCATGGCTTCCAGAGGGATCTTCGGGGGCATCGGCGGCATGGTGTCGGGGCTTATCATGGGTAGCCTCATCGGGAGCCTCCTTTTCGGAGGCGGTATGGGCGCCTTTAAAGGCTTCGGCCTTTTTGATCTGCTGATCTTCGGTCTGATGGCCTATCTGTTGTATCGTATGGTGCGAAGCAGGAGGTCCGCGGCGGCGCAGGCAGCCGGCTATGGAGGACTTGCCGGGACCGGTTCGTCCCGTGAGGCGGGTTCCCAGCCTGTGGCCGGCGGCTGGGGCGGCCTCAGCGCGGGGGAATCGGCCGAGCCGAAACGGCCCTTACTGCCTGAAGGCTTTGACGAGAAGAGTTTTCTTGAAGGCGCCAAGAAGGCGTACGCGCGACTCCAGGAAGCCTGGAACAAGCGGGACCTGGAAGACATCCGGCTCTTCGCGGTCCCCGAGGTTTTCGAGGAAATCGAACGCCAGGCCAGGGAATCGAAGGACAACGAGCGCACCGAAATCATTCTCGTCAATGCGGACCTTTTGGAGGCGAGGGAGCTGAATGGAAAGATTGTGGCGAGCGTCCTCTTTGACGTGATGATGCGCGAGAACGCGTCCCAGGAAGTTCCGGAGCAGGTCCGCGAAATCTGGCATTTCAGCAAAGCCAAGAGCGAAGGGGCCAAGTGGATGCTGGAAGGCATCCAGCAGGTGGAATGA
- the tilS gene encoding tRNA lysidine(34) synthetase TilS, translating to MPPLTAFEARVLDHIRRHDLLHPEEGVLAAVSGGPDSVALLSALLALRDETGTERLIIFHFDHGLRGAESSEDKAFVMNLGSTFQVPVVVKTADVGAYRKARGVSMEMAARDCRLAALDEAKRSCGLDKVALGHNANDQAEEVLLRLFRGTGPAGLSGMRPATAGGCIRPLLFAPRRDILAYLKEKGLTYREDSTNQIPGHCLRNRIRLEILPRLEAVFHPRITETLCRHAELATAEESFWSEEVSRLWEEVKCKGSTGETALSVARLRCHGPAVRRRLIRHAVGLQRGHLGGLYAHHVESVMKLIERQHSGRSVDLPGGLKARLEGDRLEFAAAEPQQAVPFDFKIPETGSFEFPSLQARLVLKAEPNPPSGTAHGSPLEVCMDADRIRWPLTVRSWRPGDRFRPLGLGGSKKLQDFFVDARIPRSLRPRIPILCDAEKICWIVGRRLDERVAVSRGTSKVIRAAWISRDWNSRGSERLPSG from the coding sequence ATGCCGCCCCTCACAGCTTTCGAAGCCCGGGTTCTTGATCACATCCGACGCCACGACCTGCTGCATCCTGAAGAAGGTGTGCTGGCGGCCGTTTCCGGCGGCCCGGATTCCGTCGCCCTCCTGAGCGCCCTCCTCGCCCTTCGCGACGAGACGGGCACGGAACGGCTGATAATTTTCCACTTCGACCATGGACTCCGAGGCGCCGAGTCCTCCGAAGACAAGGCCTTCGTCATGAACCTGGGGTCGACTTTCCAGGTTCCGGTCGTCGTCAAGACGGCCGATGTGGGCGCTTACCGGAAAGCCCGCGGAGTTTCCATGGAAATGGCGGCCCGGGACTGCCGGTTGGCGGCGCTCGATGAGGCGAAGCGTTCCTGCGGGTTGGACAAAGTGGCCCTGGGTCACAACGCGAACGACCAGGCTGAAGAAGTGCTGCTGCGCCTGTTTCGCGGCACCGGCCCGGCGGGGCTTTCGGGCATGCGTCCCGCAACGGCAGGGGGCTGCATCCGTCCGCTTCTTTTCGCCCCGCGCCGAGACATCCTGGCCTACCTGAAAGAAAAAGGATTGACGTATCGTGAGGACTCCACCAACCAGATTCCCGGCCACTGCCTGAGGAACCGCATCCGGCTGGAAATCCTTCCAAGACTTGAGGCGGTCTTCCACCCGCGGATCACCGAAACCCTCTGTCGGCATGCCGAGCTGGCGACGGCCGAAGAATCCTTCTGGAGCGAAGAGGTTTCCCGGTTGTGGGAAGAGGTGAAGTGCAAAGGCTCGACAGGTGAGACGGCTCTGAGTGTCGCACGGCTTCGCTGCCACGGCCCCGCCGTGAGGCGTCGCCTGATTCGGCACGCCGTCGGCCTGCAGCGCGGGCATCTCGGAGGCCTTTACGCTCACCACGTCGAATCTGTGATGAAGCTGATCGAAAGACAACATTCCGGGCGGTCCGTGGACCTCCCCGGCGGTTTGAAAGCACGGCTGGAAGGGGATCGCCTGGAATTTGCAGCGGCGGAACCGCAGCAAGCGGTTCCGTTCGACTTCAAAATTCCTGAGACGGGATCGTTTGAATTCCCGTCTCTTCAAGCACGACTGGTTCTGAAGGCGGAACCGAACCCACCGTCCGGCACCGCTCACGGTTCGCCGTTGGAAGTCTGCATGGACGCGGACCGGATCCGCTGGCCCCTCACCGTCCGTTCATGGCGGCCCGGAGATCGCTTCCGCCCGCTGGGCCTTGGAGGTTCCAAGAAACTCCAGGATTTCTTTGTGGACGCCAGGATCCCGCGGTCCCTCCGGCCGAGGATCCCCATCCTTTGCGACGCCGAAAAGATCTGCTGGATTGTGGGCCGTCGCCTGGACGAACGGGTCGCCGTCTCTCGGGGCACATCCAAGGTCATTCGGGCGGCCTGGATCAGCCGCGATTGGAACAGCCGAGGATCCGAGAGACTACCAAGCGGTTGA
- a CDS encoding phosphoribosylaminoimidazolesuccinocarboxamide synthase, whose translation MSTSPVYRTDLETLPLLSRGKVRDIYDLGDSILIVATDRISAFDVVMPTPIPNKGKILTQLSAFWFDFFKDLTPHHLISTDVRSFPESCAPYGDILEGRSMWVKKAKPLPVECIVRGYLVGSGWKDYRKTGAVCGIALPPGLRQAERLPEPLFTPSTKAAEGAHDENISFEQMSRLIGAAPAARVRDLSLEIYKRGAAYALEKGIILADTKLEFGFLDGELLLIDEVLTPDSSRFWPADRYRVGENPESFDKQYLRDYLVDSGWKDSDPPPELPPEVVENTTARYLEALERLTGRGLA comes from the coding sequence ATGAGCACCTCGCCAGTCTACCGGACGGATCTGGAAACACTTCCGCTTCTTTCGCGCGGCAAGGTGCGCGATATCTACGATCTCGGCGATTCGATCCTCATCGTGGCCACCGACCGCATTTCGGCATTCGACGTGGTGATGCCGACCCCCATTCCGAACAAAGGGAAAATCCTGACCCAGCTTTCGGCCTTCTGGTTCGACTTCTTTAAAGACCTGACGCCCCATCACCTTATCAGTACCGATGTTCGAAGTTTCCCCGAGTCGTGTGCACCCTATGGGGACATTCTGGAGGGGCGGAGCATGTGGGTGAAAAAAGCGAAGCCGCTTCCGGTGGAATGCATCGTCCGCGGCTATCTAGTGGGATCGGGTTGGAAGGATTACCGAAAGACGGGAGCGGTCTGCGGAATCGCCCTGCCGCCGGGGCTCCGGCAGGCCGAGCGGCTCCCCGAACCTCTTTTCACGCCGTCCACCAAGGCGGCGGAAGGGGCTCACGACGAAAACATCTCCTTCGAGCAGATGTCGCGTCTGATCGGTGCGGCACCAGCCGCAAGGGTCCGCGACCTTTCACTGGAAATCTACAAGCGCGGGGCCGCCTATGCCCTTGAAAAGGGCATCATCCTCGCGGACACGAAGCTGGAATTCGGTTTTCTGGATGGCGAGCTCCTTCTGATCGATGAGGTGCTGACTCCCGACTCCAGCCGGTTTTGGCCGGCTGACCGCTACCGCGTGGGCGAAAATCCGGAGAGCTTCGACAAGCAGTACCTCAGGGATTACCTGGTGGATTCGGGTTGGAAGGATTCCGACCCGCCGCCGGAATTGCCTCCGGAAGTGGTGGAAAACACGACGGCGAGATACCTCGAGGCGCTGGAGCGGCTCACCGGCCGCGGCCTGGCCTAA
- a CDS encoding SPL family radical SAM protein: protein MSPFCVSPPKKVMVEASVLDGTLVSALRRNLPDAAFQVWDKVPQTTEFDPGRLDVIQYRGRFLRPCPGTRNYLCCGYQILHFGTQCSLDCSYCILQAYLQEPNLRLFGNTGDLLREADEVLRRNPETLYRVGTGEFTDSLLLDLWTEFSRLVVPYFAGRPNAVLELKTKTPFVRNLEGLDHGGNTIVAWSLNAEAVCRREEPRAASLSRRLEAARRVADWGYRLAFHFDPMIVHPGWREGYLEVLHRLFDAVDPAAVVWISLGAFRFMPSLKPVLQSRHPHTKIASGEFIRGLDGKMRYFRDIRVELYAPMVDAIRRIDPSLCVYLCMESPDIWRETFGFSPEDRGGLPRMLDRAVQDRMGIGTACRRSAGEQREVLSGREGVLDGIYSSGT from the coding sequence ATGTCGCCCTTTTGCGTCAGCCCTCCCAAAAAGGTCATGGTGGAAGCCTCGGTCCTGGACGGAACCCTCGTTTCCGCCCTCCGGCGAAACCTGCCGGATGCCGCCTTCCAGGTGTGGGACAAGGTGCCTCAAACGACTGAATTCGATCCGGGTCGTTTGGACGTGATCCAATATCGGGGTCGATTTCTTCGCCCGTGCCCGGGCACCCGGAACTATCTCTGTTGCGGATACCAGATCCTCCATTTCGGAACCCAGTGCAGCCTCGACTGTTCCTATTGCATCCTCCAAGCTTACCTTCAGGAGCCCAATCTTCGGTTGTTCGGAAACACCGGAGATCTTCTGAGGGAAGCGGACGAAGTGCTTCGCCGCAATCCCGAAACGCTCTACCGGGTCGGCACCGGCGAGTTCACGGATTCCCTGCTGCTGGACTTGTGGACGGAATTTTCCAGGCTGGTGGTGCCTTATTTCGCCGGGCGGCCCAACGCGGTCTTGGAATTGAAGACAAAAACCCCGTTTGTCCGCAACCTGGAGGGCCTGGACCATGGGGGAAATACCATAGTGGCCTGGTCGCTCAACGCGGAAGCCGTGTGCCGCCGGGAAGAACCTCGAGCGGCTTCCTTGAGCCGCCGGTTGGAAGCGGCGCGCCGGGTGGCCGACTGGGGCTATCGGCTGGCGTTTCACTTCGATCCCATGATCGTGCATCCAGGCTGGCGCGAAGGGTACCTGGAGGTGCTGCACCGGCTATTCGATGCGGTGGATCCGGCCGCCGTAGTCTGGATCAGCCTGGGGGCCTTCCGGTTCATGCCCTCGTTGAAGCCCGTTCTGCAGTCGCGCCACCCTCACACGAAGATCGCGTCCGGAGAATTCATCCGGGGTCTGGACGGAAAGATGCGCTATTTTAGAGATATTCGTGTGGAACTTTACGCGCCCATGGTGGATGCTATACGGCGAATCGATCCGTCGCTCTGCGTCTACCTCTGCATGGAAAGCCCGGACATATGGCGTGAAACCTTCGGCTTTTCGCCCGAAGATCGCGGAGGGCTTCCGAGGATGCTCGACCGGGCGGTTCAGGATCGGATGGGTATCGGCACCGCCTGCCGCCGGAGTGCCGGTGAACAGCGGGAAGTCTTAAGCGGCCGGGAAGGAGTCCTGGATGGAATTTACAGCAGTGGAACGTGA
- a CDS encoding thioredoxin family protein yields the protein MEFTAVERDAVRSWNRYMDHEVPLVLRRTADPRSETLRDFLETLMSLADRVRGGVLEEKEMPGLPAFLIGGAWRYHGLPRAMELRPFLDLLAFQVESPAQAWPESLRVAALGVENPATLKVFVTPQCPHCPRVVQDLAPLPFLNPKVQVVLVDGELFPEEAREYGIRAVPAVVLDEYFRWTGPVRVAEVLEALARREGSDMSPEAMVRMLKEGNAEGLARLMIAAGRVFPGFVEVISHPEWSVRLGGLVLAEELVSKMPQGFGEILSALWDRMYEWPEAVQGDILYLTGLNGDPEWVGEIQSFLEGRNVSADLVEVGREALEALLGRTSPV from the coding sequence ATGGAATTTACAGCAGTGGAACGTGATGCCGTCCGTTCGTGGAATCGCTACATGGACCACGAGGTACCGTTGGTTTTGAGGCGGACCGCCGATCCACGTTCCGAGACATTGCGGGACTTTCTGGAAACCCTGATGTCCCTGGCGGACCGTGTCCGGGGAGGCGTTCTCGAAGAAAAGGAAATGCCGGGCCTTCCCGCGTTTCTTATCGGGGGCGCCTGGCGTTACCACGGCCTTCCCCGCGCCATGGAACTCAGGCCCTTTCTGGATCTCCTGGCCTTCCAGGTGGAGTCTCCCGCGCAAGCATGGCCCGAAAGCCTGCGCGTCGCCGCACTGGGGGTCGAAAACCCGGCGACGCTCAAGGTTTTCGTGACGCCCCAATGCCCCCACTGCCCGCGGGTGGTCCAGGACTTGGCGCCGCTGCCCTTCCTCAACCCAAAGGTTCAAGTCGTTTTGGTCGACGGCGAACTTTTTCCGGAAGAGGCCCGCGAATACGGCATCCGCGCCGTACCGGCCGTCGTTCTGGACGAGTATTTCCGCTGGACCGGCCCGGTGCGCGTCGCGGAAGTGCTGGAGGCGCTGGCGCGACGGGAAGGATCCGATATGAGCCCGGAAGCCATGGTTCGGATGCTCAAGGAAGGGAATGCGGAAGGATTGGCCCGGCTGATGATCGCCGCCGGCCGTGTGTTTCCCGGCTTCGTTGAGGTGATCTCCCATCCCGAATGGTCGGTTCGCTTGGGAGGCCTGGTGCTGGCCGAAGAACTGGTTTCGAAAATGCCGCAGGGGTTCGGGGAGATTCTTTCGGCCCTCTGGGATCGCATGTACGAATGGCCGGAGGCCGTGCAGGGAGACATTCTCTATCTCACGGGCCTAAACGGGGATCCGGAGTGGGTGGGGGAAATCCAGAGCTTCCTCGAGGGGCGGAACGTGAGCGCCGACCTGGTGGAGGTGGGCCGGGAGGCCCTTGAGGCCCTTTTGGGCCGAACAAGTCCGGTATAA
- a CDS encoding (Fe-S)-binding protein: MKLNVAEILKHLPKTNCKKCGELTCMAFAARLAKRDISLEACPPLFTPEYESNRKALEAILKGAAA, from the coding sequence ATGAAGCTCAATGTCGCTGAGATCCTCAAGCATCTGCCCAAGACCAACTGCAAGAAATGCGGCGAGCTCACCTGCATGGCCTTCGCCGCGCGGCTGGCGAAAAGGGACATCTCATTGGAGGCGTGTCCGCCGCTTTTCACGCCGGAATACGAGTCCAACCGAAAAGCCCTGGAAGCGATTCTCAAGGGAGCTGCAGCTTAG